The following DNA comes from Megalobrama amblycephala isolate DHTTF-2021 linkage group LG20, ASM1881202v1, whole genome shotgun sequence.
ataggcaaaaaaaaaaaaaaaaaaaaaaaaactggggcattttacaaaatatcttcttttgtgttccacagaaacaaacaaatgcatACAGGTTTGTACCACtagaacaaaaaaattaagtgttacaCTTATTCTTGCTCTCCTCTACTAGGAGTCTGACTGTTACTGACTAAACTATGACCTCTGACCTCAGCCTGTTTCTGCATCTCCTCCTTCAGGTCATCAAAGTATGTGGCATCACCATCATCATATTGTGCATTGAACCTCTCCTTCAGCCGCCTCTTCTTCTCCAAATGCTTGTTCTTTTGAACCTCATCATCATCAAGTTTCACTTGGGGAGCCTCctcttcttcatcatcatcatcgccaTCATTCTTTTCATCATCATTCCCTCCCtgtgtttaaataaacaaaataggCAATAAATAAAGCACCACAAAACACATCAGATGCAATCAGAAGATAATGCTTTAAAACTAGTTTGATTTTAATACCTCAGCTTGGTCTTTATCCCCAGCCTTTGCTTTGTGAACTTCTCCTGTTTCCAAATCTTCAAAATCTCCATAGAGTTCATCTAGAAAGATGAGAGGGATGAAATAAATGATATAATATGGATGTCACAGTACCAAAATGTCAGTAATCAATATCAAAACCAGtgaaatttcatgtttaataccaATTCTAACATGGGCAAAGACAATGAAATTGAATTGCACTCAATTACTTAAAAggttacattaatataaataataatacattttaaacttgttaaattctAGAGGGCTAACAAATTGATTTTCTTgtcaatattattgttattaatgttaataacatACTAAACAGCGGCAAGAATTATCAGCTGCTGATAACGTCTGGTGCATTTAGTTTTCTTACCATCTTCCTTAAGCAGTGTTCTAGCATCTTTATCCTCATCCCATTTTCCAGTCACAAAACAGTCCTTGATAGAGGCTAGCATCTGAAAACACACAAtttttaagaaaacaaaacatggaCAACAAACGGCATATTTATACAGCATATCCTGCCTCTCACCTCCTCCTGATCCCAATCATGGCTGCTGTCTGGCTGAAAGCGAGAGCAGTCCATCGCATCTCCTCGTATTTTCTTACTCTTCTCTGGTCGGCTGACTTTAAATAAACCACCCAGCTCTTCTTCATTATTAGaatcctcctcttcctcctccgcCACTGAGAAACATACAAATATCAGATGCATTATAGGCACTAGCAGTTCATAAGCtttatgaaaatgaatgttCATCCTTATGTAGCGGCTTATTTTCAGTAAGTGAATTAAATGTCACTCCTCATACATATCATCAATTATGGCTTCAGATTCAGAAGACTTGGTATTCAGCAGCACACAGGTCACATGGACTAATTTTACAGTGCTTTTACCATTTTTGCAGTTTGAATGTCATCACtggaaatatttattatatggaAACAAGCCAATTGAATGGTTTTCAAAATTTCTAATTTGTTTTACTAAAGAAATAGCCAACATGTTGGAATTGCATTAGGGAAGTAAATAATAtcagatttttaattttggagTCAGCTAGATGATCAGAGACTCTTCCTTGTCCTCACCTGTGCCGTACACTAGCTTGCGCAAGTTTGGAGCTGCACGCTGTTGTCTTAAATATGCCTCTGTTGCTTTCTCGGCCAAACCTTCCTTCCACCGTAGTGCTCCTTCAACATAAACATCCACataaacaaaatacatttaaaatgggCTTTCAGAGCAGTgaaattcaataataataataataataagacacAGAATtccaaaatctgaaaaaaatcaagattatttgaaaaataataaagtcCTGGTCTCACAAacagggtttagattaagccaggattaggccttagttcaattaggacatttaagcagcttttataaaaatgccttggaaaaaaaacattactggtgtgcttCTTGAAACAAACTAATGGCACACTGACatactttaagatattttaagttgctttcagttaaaacgtGCATTTTAGtttgggactaggcttaagccttgtctgtgaaactggggaaAAATCTGATTATGTTGAGATTATTTGGGAGAatttacagtgcacagcataaatgagaaCACCCCCTCTCAACAAATagaaaagatgtattttctttatgatcactaatacaattcatagaaagatggcaaaactaaaatggcCATTAggccattttttaaattaaggactgcagaaatgagtacaccctagatttaattcaacaaatgtacaTTATTCTAGCACTTAGTATGctctccataattttgaatatactgctctgacccttcttggcatggagtgtacaagttcatgacaaactgtcacatctgtcctttttaactcctggatgatgagctccttaaatgtcctgatctttaatggggagtgttgctcaactcgtctctacagaatcccccacaggcactcaagagtgttaagactGAGTGCAAGGTTTTTtaccttgggagaatgcatatcctcattgtcatgttgaaaaaattcccaacaatgcagggaatgaggaaagggtaacatcttctgtttcaagtttgtgtattaaagtacacagtggtgtgggaatccatgacagcattgataaagcacaactccctcacaccttcaggaCTCacacatccctatataagagcttttctaccactgaactttactgtgggaaccaggcacttctcactgtactcctcctctagcatcACCATAactttttggatgctgttagatccaaaatgattgatttggtctcatgagaccagagcattgattcccagaatctatattttgtaaatatgggctttggaaatgacTAACCGACTTAactgtgctttggctacagtaggtagttccaatgagaacaacaaccatgcatgtcatttctgcatcTTACTTAAAacgaaggcctgattatttcaggggccttgtcacaagtccattgtttttaaatttctgtgttacttttgctatattttcacacttaaaaaggtgccgtagaacgtgttttcaaaagatgtaatataagtctaaggtgtcccctgaatgtgtctgtgaagtgtcagctcaaaataccccatagatttttttttttattaattcttttaactgcctattttggggcatcattaaatatgcgccgattcaggctgcggccacTTTAAATtatcgtgctccccgcccccaggctcgcgactgccttaaacagcataaacaaagttcacacagctaatataaccctcaaaatggatctttacaaagtgttcgtcatgcagaatgtctaatcgcgtaagtatggtatttatttggatgtttacatttgattctgaatgagtttgaggctgtgctccgtggctaaagctaacattacacactgttggagagatttataaagaatgaagttgtgtttatgaattatacagacaagtgtttaaaaaagaaaaataacgacagtcttgtctccatgaatacagtaagaaacgatggtaactttaaccacatttacattagcaacatgctaacgaaacatttagaaagacaatttataaacatcactaaaaatatcatggatcatgtcagttattattgctccatctgccattttccgctattgtccttgcttgcttacctagtctgatgattcagctgtgcacagatccagacgttaatactgccttctCTTGTCttatgccttgaacatgagctggcatatgcaaatattgggggtgtacatattaatgatcccgactgttacgtaacagtcggtgttatgttgagaatcgcctgttcttcggaggtcttttaaacaaatgagatttatataaggaggaggaaacaatagtgtttgagactcactgtatgtcatttccatgtactgaactcttgttattcaactatgccaaggtaaattcaatttatttattctagggcacctttaaaacaatgatttggtaatcctcttgtagcaccgtcctcttttgtgctaaaaAATAAGTCTCCTGATGATTCTCTCTCAAgtggttccattgttgtcagcattaagtctgagaatgattcagtgggctatataacacttaattgtCAAGAAAATACTTCTCTTTCGTTTTATTaagtaacttttaggagggtttcctgaataattttgacgtgcttctttggtaattgattaagcagacttgctggaacattacatctctaaagaaccctaacacGTCTTCTAAGcaattgctgactttcagaagtttcagagggaGTGTACTCATTTATACTGTAGTTGTTTATAGTTTCTGAGCAATGTACTTtttagaaaattaataataattaattttattcataaaattagGCACAAAATTGTGTCCTTTTTGAGCTTGTAAACACTCAGAAATTGGAATTATTGGAAGACAAAGTACCTGCAGTTTCATAACCCATCTCTGCATCCTCTGTGTCCATCTCTTCTTCCTCTGGGTGCTTGGAGGACAtctttgattttaaattttcatcttcttcatcctcatcatcttcctcatcctcatcatcttcctcatcctcatcATCTTCCTCTGAGCAGAGACCAGAGTCTGGACCTGAGGTTTTTTTTGCAGGCTCCCCTTTTTCCATCTCCTCATCATCTTCTTCAGTTTCCTCTCCTTCACTCTTTTCCAGTTCATCATCACTATCAGCAAATGCAGGCATCTCTGCAAGCTCCTCAACTTTCTGTTTCTTCACAGGAGGACCTGCCACCTCCATTGATTTCTTATCTTGTTTTTTCAGTGTTGCCACCCCCTGTTCTTTTTCCTCaccctcttcttcttcttcttcatcatcCTCCTCTTCATCACTCTCTTTCTCCTCTTCATCACCCTCTTCCTCATCTTCATCACTCTCTTCCTCATCATCACCttcatcgtcatcatcatcatcttcctcgTCTTGATCAGCAAAGACAgctctcctcctctctctctgtgaTTTTTCATCCCATTCAAGGCTTTCCATAGGGTTCTGCTTCCTATtgattcattcaaatgcatgcatacaaaaatgttttttcatcaAACTTTGTTGTCAATTCTACAATCATCACATCACAATCCCTGTTTGCATTTCAATAACATAATCCGAGTTATTAAACAAATCTTACCCATTTTCCTGCACCTCCTCCGTTGTCAGTGCAGCAGTTCCTGTGAACAGTGACACTTTGctggcagccatttttgcatCCAAAGTGGCTTGCGTTCCAATAAGAGACTGAACGAGTTCAGTGGTGGGCCGTACCTCCTCCTGGGACAAACATTTCTCACACCATTAAAACACTTAATATCCATCAGATCACAAATCGTCTTTAAAACCTCAAGGTCATATTCGCTGATGGAACAAAATTGAGTGTAAAAAGTGTTATTACTTGGTGTAATAAGCTGTGACTGCCCTGTAAACTGCAGAGATTATTGCGTCTGGTATTAAATCAACTGTAGGTAATGCTGTCATGGGGGACGTGCTGAGACTGAAATCTGACCTGCTGCTGTTTGGCATGTCCAGAGGGCATATCGATGTAGACTGCATCCTTATCATAGACCAATCCACCTACGCCGGCCATGGGGGCATACAATAATCGTTCCTTTACATTCAGCGCTCTCTTCTTAATCACCTCTGGAAGAGGGCAAGGGTCTGGCAGGAAGCTAACATCCGCCACAGAGAAGTCCCCCACACCTGTAGAGGGAGTTATATGACATTTACCAGTAGTTCTCAACCTCATAATCATGCATAGTTAGCAGAGCAAAATACACACTTCTGTTTGGGATCTGTGAGGATTTTTTGaggaacagaaagttcaaaagtaaatttaaaatagaaatcttttgtaacaatgtaaaagttttactgtcacttttgatcaatttaaatgtGTCATTGATGAATCAAagaattaatttctttcaaataaaaatctttctactctaaacttttgaatggtagtgtaggtGTATCAACTTTTAAAAGAGAGTAGACAAAAATGGGTTTCCATAGTCTTTATTTTGCTGCTGACATCAAAGGCTGAGTGTCCAATCAAACTTATGGTGCAAATTCATCTGTCAGTTGCTTAAAGCTAAATTAACCAGATGCCAACATGGACAGGTTGTGTGACTTTCCCATATCCTTAAAAACCATGAACAAAACTATGTGAAGTTAACAGAAATATGacccaaattaaattaaatgcaggTTCACTTGCAGCAAACTGTTTCGCTGACCACAGTGTGCTTTGTGCAGCAAATTATTGGCTAACAAGAGCATAAAATAGACCAAATTCTATTTTGTAAAAAGAAAATACTAGGTTGCTACATGTATATCTGATTCTTGAAGCAAaacctgtttaaaaaaaaacaaaacaaaaaaaacatctgaataTCTGTAAAGAATATTGCAAACATTATTGATAACTCACCAGGAATGTGGACCTGACATTTATTCTTCAAAAATGTCCCACGCAGGTAGCCGTACAGAGAGACGGTTCTGTCACATTTGGGATTTAGTCTTATCGCCTCAGGATCAGTAAGATCCTCCATACTGTccggaaaaacaaacaaacaaatcattgCCTGATTATAAAAGGCAGCATATGCTTAGAAAGATCATGAACTGAAGAAGTGTTGAAagaactgaagaaagaaatgttTCCTTCGGGTCACTCACCGGTCAGCCAACACATAGGGGTGAGAAGTCTGCCAGACAAGAGGCCTGAACTTCATGACTGAGATGAACCGCCCAAGATTCtttatttcctgtatttggtaCTCTCCATACACCATTCCAGACAGGTAAAAGAGCTTGGCACCCTGCAAGACTTTTATGTTTAGACACTAAACAGTTCACTGTAAAGATATGTCAGTTATATGCCGGGTTGTTGACGTACCTGGAAAACTTCGGTCCAGAATCTGTGCTTGAggcgtttttttgtttttcgtaATGTCTTGTTGTTCTTGAAAGTGTCCAAATGTGTGAGGACCCCCATGATCCGAGGGAAGCCATGAACTTGGCAAATATTCAGGAACTCAAAGGTCTCCATTTCAAAGCCAAAACTTGCATCTATCAGCATCAGAACCTAACAAAGTCAAAATATCAGTGCTGctttactgaaaaacataatattaatacaaCTAAGTAATAATACTGTCTATGaaacctttttattttaaaaataaaaatgtggcTACTAGTTAATTCAGTTAGTACATGTACactacctttaaaaaaaaaaaaaaaaaaaaaaaaaaaaaaacttttattcatcaaagatgcattaaattagtcaaaagttacagtaaagacatttgtatTACAAATGATtgctatttaaaacaaatgctgttcttttgaactttctgttcaacaaagaatcatgaaaaaagtaACATggtatttacaaaaatattaagcagcacagctgttttcaatattgataaatgcttcttgagcagcaaatcagcatattagaatgacttctgaaggatcatgtgacaataaagactggagtaaaaatTGGAGAAAATTTAGTTCTgcaatcacagaaataaatcctattttaaattatattgaaatagaaaacagtcattttaaactgtaataatatttcacaatattactgtttttatggtGTTTATATCAAATAAATCATGCTTTggagagcataagagacttctatcgaaaaacttttaaaaaatcatcaaaattttGAACAGGAAAGTAGGGGGGCACAACACATTCGCAAGGCAAAacaatgcatgttttttttctcatagtAAGTTATCATTTAACTTATGAATTGCTTTCATAAGTCAGCTTTACTGATGATGCAGGCCTGCACTCACCAAGTCAGCAACCTTTGCCAAATCAATCATGGTGTTGATGTCATTGTTGCACTCAATGAAGGTCAGGCGACGTTTCTTTCCTACAAacatttacaagaaaaaaaaagtcacctcACAGCTTATTGATTCTGTCTGACAAAGTCAGTACACTGTTGCTGCCAATAATATGTCAATCTTACCAAAAATGTGACATTACTTTTGACATGTGACACCCAAGGCAGATGTTAATACCAGGAGTAAATGGGAGCTATTCTAcacgtttatatatatatatatatatatatatatatatatatatatatatatatatatatatatatatatagtacagtccaaaagtttggaaccactacgatttttaatgtttttaaaagaagtttcgtctgctcaccaaggctacatttatttaattaaaaatacagtaaaaaacagtaatattgtgaaatattattacaatttaaaataactgttttctatttgaatatatttcacaaagtaatttattcctgtgatggcaaagctgaattttcagcatcattactccagtcttcagtgtcacatgatccttcagaaatcattctaatatgctgatctgctgctcaagaaacatttaatgtgtacaattgtacaaaatctttgtgtacaatattttttttcaggattatttgatgaatagaaagttcaaaagaacagtgtttatctgaaatctaatcttttgtaacattataaatgtctttactgccacttttgattgatttaatgcatccttgctgaataaaagtattcatttctttaatttcttttcaaaaaaatacaaataaaaattcttactgaccccaaacttttgaacggtagtgtataatgctacagaagctttgtatttcagataaatgctgttcttttgaactttctattcatcaaggaatcctgaaaaaaaaagtacacaactgttttcaacattgaaaataatcataaatgtttattgagcagcaaatcagcatattagaatgatttctgaaggatcatgtgacactgaagactggagtaacgatgctgaaaattcagctttgcatcacaggaataaattactttgtcaaatatatttaaatagtacacagttattttaaattgtaataatatttcacaatattactgtttttactgtatttttaattaaataaatgtacccttggtgagcagacgaaacttcttttaaaaacattaaaaatcttagtggttccaaacttttggactgtactgtatatatgtatatgtatgtatgtatgtatgtatgtatgtattacaAAACTGACCAGATACTATAGTCACAGGTCCACAGATGTCAGAAAGCTTTTGCCGTGTGAAGCTTTTAATCAAGCATCGAATGAGGGTGCTTTTGCCCACTTTTGGAGGTCCCATCACCACTATAACAATAGGCGGGGGCTCCAGGGGGGTCCGGTCTACCAGGGGAATGTgatgtttctttgttttaataTCCTGAGTTCTACAAAACAATGTTAAAAGAGATTAAAAGCAATGAAAGGACAACTAATTTTACTTCAATtataaaaaaagtgaaagttATTGGAATAAAGGGAATGGCATGGGAATAATCTGAAACTATTATACTCATTAATAATGTTGAATGAAGCTTTCTGAGCACTGACCTATGGAAGGTCTTTGCCATGCGAACAGCTGACTTAACACTGAACGCTCGTGGGTTCCTCTTGCGCTCATCCTGCTCTTGTTCAGTGCCATGCAGCTTCTTTCTGTTCTTCTTCTGTGCTTTGGGCCCACTGTGCTTATGCTGGTGCCGCTTATGTTCTTGCTTCTCCATCTTTGCTCTTCGGGAAATAAGACAGGTTATCAGCAACGATCTTTATTTGACTTCGTAGAATGATGTAGATGTCTCCCATCTTGGTATTGACTAGGCTAAACCCTGCTTAACTTTAATGGGAAGCAAGGCAAGAGCTGCAGTGTGACAGCTGCTGTTTTTACATTGCATATTGATATTCTCCTGCATCAATTTAAAATCTGACAAGTCAAAAAGCAAACCACACCTATTGAACATCCAGCATTAATATGACATTACCTGCTCCTAAGCATTCCAATAACAATTAATAGTTGTGAATATTACACTGGCTTTAAAGACAGAATAAATTACACAATGTGTTTCTACAGCCACACGCACTGGTAACCTTCAAACAACTAGCAATTACAAAAAAGACAATGCATGAACAATGTACAGAATACGACTTGGGCTAACTGATTATCtattgtattttaatttcaGGTATTTTACGCTGGAACAATTGAGGAATAAATACGTTTGTCTTTAAATCAACATCAATGCAGTCACTTTTAGGCATGGGAAATATAGGCTCACCTTTTtgtgtttacagtttatttCAATCCGCTCCACATATGATCTCAGAATTCAAAACGATAACTCATGTTTTCACATCAAGCGCACAACGTGAATCCCTCCACTGTTTACACGTGTGCTGCACTTCCGGTTAGAGGCGGAAGTGGTTACGTTCGACAGAGTCTGTCGTGTTAAACAGGACCCTGGAAAGAACGATCTTGTCACACGTTCCGCATACAAAAGACTTTTCCTGAATGCTGATGTTATGGTGCTGGTAAAACTGAACGTTAGAACAAGTTGTTTAGCAAaccataaactcgttaaatGTGCATGCGGTCTTTGAGGTCAAATGGAAATGTCGAATAGGTgggaaatgtcttaaatgaagtCAAgagatattattatttgtttctcAATTTTTTGAGTGAATTACTGGACTTTAATGAATTGATATTTTTAGCGAATgaaagacttttttttgttgaagAGAATCAAATATACTACTAAATGTTAAAGGtgaaatatgtaagaattttgcagttaaatatccaaaaaaaacactaggccagtgttatatattttattcacttgagtacttacaacatcccaaatgtttgcaactatttgtaaatctttgagaaaattgcaattttaaccaaggctacgggacgtgtgaggagtcgtctgtcaattgcgtcatacccgcgttaccctcggtttccggttttattttgtagaaaccatggaaacaccaaagacgctttaatatattacatgttttaatagacaagggaacgactgttttgatatatttatagacagaaaactactTATTgttatagctcaacacgtttagtcttattgtttaaatctaattttcttgattttttgcgagtaccatgctttactatgcctcagagaaaaacactatgttgtgaagtagctaacatagcataatcagatgcagctttatttgtagtaacagtaatacagaattttctccatcatataatatattttaaaattaagtccatgctatttatcaacacaagccatccagcatttaatatgatattctaaaatcgatctatctgaagtgtgcaacagtgtctcacagaagccaccgagtgaacgcacagagtaacgttataacataattttcaacacactcaaatgtatctaatataataaacagagctgcattacttcatactcatgactggaaaagcggaagcggcgccagTGACTGCGGCAttataaaagttctgctgctcgtgaggcgtgtgttgcacaCCAACAGCCTCGACAGCgacctcgttcagctcccacaacactcggtcctctTCTGCtttatactacagtaacattaataatcacatccatgagcatgatttctgcccgagtcctatcctgattattttccaccggctgtgatgtgaagaccacatgtcccaagattccgcactCAAATTTGGCATCATCAaactacacctttgttttgaataggcctctagcgacctctagcagacagaaaatgttacatattgtacctttaagtaGTCACCCTGTATGTTATCAATGTAATACGTCTGAGCATATTAGGCCTTCATTGGAGTCGAATCTAACCTTGTGACTTTTGATTCCCAATGCTTCGGAATCAATGAATTGAccctttttgatgaaatatacaaaacagtaaataaaattaaatgtgtaAGCAATCCAAAGACAAGaattcatacattttaacattttatttcaaataaatatccAATATTTTACAATGTGACAGTATAGGTTGTGTGACCTTCA
Coding sequences within:
- the bms1 gene encoding ribosome biogenesis protein BMS1 homolog, giving the protein MEKQEHKRHQHKHSGPKAQKKNRKKLHGTEQEQDERKRNPRAFSVKSAVRMAKTFHRTQDIKTKKHHIPLVDRTPLEPPPIVIVVMGPPKVGKSTLIRCLIKSFTRQKLSDICGPVTIVSGKKRRLTFIECNNDINTMIDLAKVADLVLMLIDASFGFEMETFEFLNICQVHGFPRIMGVLTHLDTFKNNKTLRKTKKRLKHRFWTEVFQGAKLFYLSGMVYGEYQIQEIKNLGRFISVMKFRPLVWQTSHPYVLADRMEDLTDPEAIRLNPKCDRTVSLYGYLRGTFLKNKCQVHIPGVGDFSVADVSFLPDPCPLPEVIKKRALNVKERLLYAPMAGVGGLVYDKDAVYIDMPSGHAKQQQEEVRPTTELVQSLIGTQATLDAKMAASKVSLFTGTAALTTEEVQENGKQNPMESLEWDEKSQRERRRAVFADQDEEDDDDDDEGDDEEESDEDEEEGDEEEKESDEEEDDEEEEEEGEEKEQGVATLKKQDKKSMEVAGPPVKKQKVEELAEMPAFADSDDELEKSEGEETEEDDEEMEKGEPAKKTSGPDSGLCSEEDDEDEEDDEDEEDDEDEEDENLKSKMSSKHPEEEEMDTEDAEMGYETAGALRWKEGLAEKATEAYLRQQRAAPNLRKLVYGTVAEEEEEDSNNEEELGGLFKVSRPEKSKKIRGDAMDCSRFQPDSSHDWDQEEMLASIKDCFVTGKWDEDKDARTLLKEDDELYGDFEDLETGEVHKAKAGDKDQAEGGNDDEKNDGDDDDEEEEAPQVKLDDDEVQKNKHLEKKRRLKERFNAQYDDGDATYFDDLKEEMQKQAELNRQEFEDMEDEVRVQYEGFRPGMYVRVEIPALPCEFVTNFDPHYPIILGGLGASEGNVGYLQMRLKKHRWHNRILKTRDPLILSLGWRRFQTIPLYYIEDHNGRHRLLKYTPEHMHCGATIWGPITPQGTGFLAVQTVGGIKASFRIAATGVVLDLDKSVTIVKKLKLIGYPYKIFKNTCFIQGMFNTVLEVAKFEGASIRTVSGIKGQIKKALRTPPGALRATFEDRLLMSDIVFLRSWYPVSVPQLYNPVTSLLMPVGQKDTWAGMRTLGQLKHDMGIRNKPNKDSLYKPVERQVRHFNPLHIPKELQKALPFKSKPKLRQAKGKTPRDLQRPAVIREPHEKKVAALLEALSSVYAYKNKKAKAEQKAKHSEFLKQKEKQDAERLKRLKEERKKTFSSMGQKEKKKFKSSLKGASKDN